The Microbulbifer sp. YPW1 genome contains a region encoding:
- a CDS encoding FHA domain-containing protein: protein MACLQHPDRDQPVYLMAHHTIGRRQGVADTRITLPEISGIHAAIQWTGSHWVVRDLSRNGTWVNDQQLVPAKNHQLQLGDRLAFGRANNPVWKVENLDPPENLLIDIQSGEAQVLESYHLLPDEHDPIASLHFNPINGVWIYELLESPEHSEYAKVVNHGSRVDCARNSWELFLANSQSTTTELSFKSLCVSDFRLQFIVSHHEEHIQLQLSKDDTRVDLAARTHNYLLLYLARARIRDIQRNVDGPDQGWVAIDLATRELGITVNHLNTQIFRARKQIADSLPDAIDTGRLVERRAYEMRLGCFLLDIFKGSQKEEVEASTGEHPVVPEPA, encoded by the coding sequence ATGGCCTGCTTGCAACATCCTGATCGGGATCAACCCGTGTACCTGATGGCGCACCACACGATTGGCCGCCGCCAGGGAGTCGCGGATACCCGCATCACGCTGCCAGAGATTTCCGGTATTCACGCCGCTATTCAGTGGACCGGTAGCCACTGGGTGGTGCGCGATCTCAGCCGCAACGGCACCTGGGTCAACGACCAGCAGCTGGTGCCGGCCAAGAATCACCAGCTACAGCTCGGCGACAGGCTCGCCTTCGGCCGCGCCAACAATCCGGTCTGGAAAGTGGAGAACCTCGATCCGCCGGAGAACCTGCTGATCGATATCCAATCCGGGGAAGCGCAGGTGCTGGAGTCCTACCACCTGCTGCCGGACGAACACGATCCCATCGCCAGCCTGCACTTCAACCCCATCAACGGGGTGTGGATTTACGAGCTGCTCGAAAGTCCCGAGCACAGCGAATACGCCAAGGTGGTCAATCACGGCAGCCGCGTCGACTGCGCCCGCAACAGCTGGGAGCTGTTCCTGGCCAACAGCCAGAGCACCACGACCGAGCTCTCGTTCAAAAGCCTGTGCGTATCGGATTTCCGCCTGCAGTTCATCGTCAGCCACCACGAAGAACACATCCAGCTGCAGCTGTCCAAAGACGACACCCGTGTTGACCTGGCTGCGCGCACCCACAACTACCTGTTGCTGTACCTGGCGCGCGCCCGTATCCGCGACATCCAGCGCAATGTGGACGGCCCCGACCAGGGCTGGGTCGCCATCGATCTCGCCACCCGCGAGCTGGGCATCACCGTCAATCACCTGAACACGCAGATATTCCGTGCGCGCAAGCAGATTGCAGACAGCCTGCCAGACGCCATCGATACCGGACGACTGGTAGAACGCCGGGCCTACGAGATGCGCCTCGGCTGCTTCCTGCTGGATATTTTCAAGGGATCGCAGAAAGAAGAAGTGGAGGCCTCCACCGGCGAACACCCGGTGGTCCCGGAACCGGCCTGA
- a CDS encoding MarR family winged helix-turn-helix transcriptional regulator, which translates to MDKIEEVLITLRRLIRATDLHSKQLVKTAGLTAPQLLLLQAIREQGQVTIGALAKEISLSQATVTTILDRLEKRGLVYRERSSEDKRKVHAYLTDKGADIIRDAPTPLQEHFVKQFRDLREWEQSMIISALQRVALMMDAEHIDASPVLDVGDLDRKDSRNLPNHEDK; encoded by the coding sequence ATGGATAAAATTGAAGAAGTTTTGATCACCCTGCGCCGTCTGATCCGCGCCACAGACCTGCATTCCAAGCAGCTGGTCAAAACGGCGGGGCTGACCGCGCCGCAGCTGTTGCTGCTGCAGGCGATCCGCGAGCAGGGCCAGGTGACCATCGGCGCCCTGGCGAAGGAAATCAGTCTCAGCCAGGCCACCGTAACCACCATCCTCGACCGCCTGGAAAAGCGCGGCCTGGTGTACCGGGAACGCTCCTCCGAAGACAAGCGCAAGGTTCACGCCTACCTGACAGACAAGGGGGCAGACATCATCCGCGATGCCCCCACCCCGCTGCAGGAGCACTTCGTCAAACAGTTCCGTGACCTACGCGAGTGGGAACAGTCCATGATCATCTCCGCGCTGCAGCGCGTGGCACTGATGATGGACGCCGAACATATCGACGCTTCACCGGTGCTGGATGTGGGCGATCTGGACCGCAAGGACAGCCGCAACCTGCCCAATCACGAAGACAAATAG
- the ectA gene encoding diaminobutyrate acetyltransferase — protein MSATSELKEDDSIDDKVKLAQQKEAREATQAPSKSTQVLLRRPISEDGANVHRLIGNCPPLDTNSLYCNLLQASHFSATSVAAELNGELVGFISGYIIPERADTLFIWQVAVAEQGRGMGLAGRMLREILARPACTEVQFLETTITPDNDASWALFRSLARKLEAECADSVMFDRDRHFDGQHDSEMLLRIGPFTAAGDAR, from the coding sequence TTGAGCGCGACAAGCGAATTGAAAGAAGACGACTCGATTGACGACAAGGTCAAGCTGGCGCAACAGAAGGAAGCTCGTGAGGCCACCCAGGCCCCATCCAAGAGTACCCAGGTTCTGTTGCGCCGCCCGATCAGTGAAGACGGCGCCAATGTGCACCGCCTGATCGGGAATTGCCCGCCCCTGGATACCAATTCCCTCTACTGCAACCTGCTGCAGGCCAGTCACTTCTCTGCCACCAGCGTGGCCGCGGAGCTGAACGGCGAGCTGGTTGGCTTTATCTCCGGCTACATCATCCCCGAACGCGCCGACACCCTGTTCATCTGGCAGGTAGCGGTTGCCGAGCAGGGCCGTGGAATGGGACTCGCTGGTCGCATGCTGCGGGAAATCCTCGCGCGCCCCGCGTGCACCGAGGTGCAGTTCCTCGAAACCACCATTACTCCGGATAACGACGCCTCCTGGGCGCTGTTCCGCAGCCTTGCGCGCAAGCTTGAGGCGGAGTGCGCGGACTCGGTGATGTTTGACCGCGACCGCCATTTCGACGGCCAGCACGACAGCGAAATGTTGCTGCGGATCGGTCCGTTTACCGCCGCGGGTGATGCCCGTTGA
- the ectB gene encoding diaminobutyrate--2-oxoglutarate transaminase, with product MKVFDEIESEVMSYARAFPRVFNKAQGEYLYDEEGNQYLDFLAGAGTLNYGHNNPIFKEALLEYIQQDGITHGLDLHTKAKREFLEAFYENILKPRDLSYVMQFTGPTGTNAVEAALKIARKYKGRENIISFTNGFHGCSLGALAATGNSHHRGASGVSMSSVARMPYDGYLGDEFDTTAYLDKVLSDSSSGVDHPAAVLVETVQGEGGINAASVEWLRNLQDVCKKHDVLLIVDDIQAGCGRTGSYFSFEEAGIVPDIVTLSKSLSGYGLPFAVVLMKPELDQWKPGEHNGTFRGNNLAFVTATAAIKHFWSDDKFAKEVLRKGEYIEKRLQTIVDKYGDGNMTTRGRGMFRGLNCVSGELADKITTEAFRNGLVIETSGADDHVVKTLCPLTISDENLTKALDIVEAAVAKVLKGEDVPVEHDFFADDSEQEESTLAGAA from the coding sequence ATGAAAGTATTTGACGAAATTGAATCAGAAGTAATGAGCTACGCCCGCGCTTTCCCGCGGGTTTTCAACAAGGCCCAGGGCGAGTACCTGTACGACGAGGAAGGCAACCAGTACCTGGACTTCCTGGCCGGCGCGGGCACCCTGAACTACGGCCACAACAACCCGATCTTCAAGGAAGCGCTGCTGGAGTACATCCAGCAGGACGGCATCACCCACGGTCTGGACCTGCACACCAAGGCCAAGCGTGAGTTCCTGGAAGCGTTCTACGAGAACATCCTGAAGCCGCGTGACCTGTCTTATGTCATGCAGTTCACCGGCCCCACCGGCACCAACGCTGTGGAAGCCGCGCTGAAAATCGCGCGTAAGTACAAAGGCCGCGAGAACATCATCTCCTTCACCAACGGTTTCCACGGTTGCAGCCTGGGTGCCCTGGCCGCTACCGGTAACTCCCACCACCGCGGTGCCTCCGGTGTGAGCATGAGCAGTGTTGCGCGCATGCCGTACGACGGCTACCTGGGTGACGAGTTCGACACCACCGCGTACCTGGACAAGGTGCTGAGCGATTCTTCCAGCGGTGTCGATCACCCGGCAGCGGTACTGGTGGAAACCGTGCAGGGCGAGGGCGGTATCAATGCGGCAAGCGTTGAATGGCTGCGCAACCTGCAGGACGTTTGTAAAAAGCACGACGTGCTGCTGATTGTCGATGACATTCAGGCGGGCTGTGGCCGTACCGGTAGCTACTTCAGCTTTGAAGAAGCGGGCATCGTGCCGGACATCGTAACCCTGTCCAAATCCCTGAGTGGCTACGGTCTGCCGTTCGCTGTGGTTCTGATGAAGCCGGAGCTGGACCAGTGGAAGCCGGGTGAGCACAACGGCACCTTCCGCGGCAACAACCTTGCCTTCGTTACCGCCACTGCAGCGATCAAACACTTCTGGAGCGACGATAAGTTCGCCAAGGAAGTGCTGCGCAAGGGTGAGTACATCGAGAAACGCCTGCAGACCATCGTCGACAAATACGGCGACGGCAACATGACCACCCGCGGTCGCGGCATGTTCCGTGGTCTGAACTGCGTAAGCGGTGAGCTGGCCGACAAGATCACCACCGAAGCTTTCCGCAACGGCCTGGTGATCGAGACCAGTGGTGCCGACGACCACGTGGTTAAAACCCTGTGTCCGCTGACTATCAGCGACGAGAACCTGACCAAGGCGCTGGATATTGTTGAAGCTGCAGTAGCCAAAGTACTGAAGGGCGAAGACGTGCCGGTAGAGCACGACTTCTTTGCCGATGACAGCGAGCAGGAAGAGAGCACCCTCGCGGGCGCAGCCTGA
- a CDS encoding ectoine synthase: MIVRKLQEAEKTDRRIVSEGWESTRLLLKNDNMGFSFHITTIYEGADLHLHYQNHLESVYCISGEGSVMAEDDGVVHEITPGTIYILDKNDKHVLKAKSEMKMACVFNPPLHGKEVHNAEGAYELDAEEVKDEK, from the coding sequence ATGATCGTAAGAAAACTGCAAGAAGCCGAAAAAACTGACCGTCGTATTGTTTCCGAGGGCTGGGAGAGTACTCGTCTGCTACTGAAAAACGACAACATGGGCTTCTCTTTTCACATCACCACTATTTATGAAGGTGCCGACCTGCACCTGCACTATCAGAACCACCTGGAGTCTGTGTACTGCATTTCCGGTGAAGGTTCTGTAATGGCTGAAGATGACGGCGTGGTTCACGAAATCACCCCGGGCACCATCTACATCCTGGACAAGAACGACAAACACGTACTGAAAGCCAAGTCCGAAATGAAAATGGCCTGCGTATTCAACCCGCCTCTGCACGGTAAAGAAGTGCACAACGCTGAAGGCGCGTACGAGCTGGATGCCGAAGAGGTAAAGGACGAAAAATAA
- a CDS encoding aspartate kinase — translation MKTHTVEKIGGTSMSDYSAVRDNIILKNGKAKTEGLYQRVFVVSAYGGITDMLLEHKKSGRPGVFALFAGADDEREWSDAVAGLRTRMEEINATLFKDDVTLAKANAFIGERLDDAANCLADLERVCQHGHFALEGHLDVVSEMLASLGEAHSAWNTVQLLKQEGINARFIDLTGWRDGEHMTLDERIDRAFADVDFDKELPIATGYAHTADGLMKTFARGYSEMTFSRIAVKTGAKEAIIHKEYHLSSADPRLVGEEQAVPIGRTNYDVADQLANLGMEAIHPRAAKGLRQQEIPLRVMNTFEPEHRGTLVTGDYVSDTPRVEIIAGRKSIYAVECFDQDMMGSMTSYDRAINEIIARFKGSVVTKDINANTITNYLGNNLKTVKRIKKAIGELFPDCDIQVRKVAVVSAIGSDMKTSGMLSRAVSALANSAISILAVHQSMRQVDMQFVIDESDYEKSVKSLHAALVEVHEHGDAICAA, via the coding sequence ATGAAAACACATACGGTTGAAAAAATTGGCGGAACGTCCATGAGTGACTACTCCGCAGTACGTGACAACATCATTCTGAAGAACGGCAAAGCGAAAACGGAAGGGTTGTACCAGCGTGTTTTCGTGGTTTCTGCTTACGGTGGCATCACCGATATGCTGTTGGAACACAAAAAATCCGGTCGTCCGGGCGTATTTGCCCTGTTCGCCGGTGCGGACGACGAGCGCGAATGGTCCGATGCGGTCGCTGGGCTGCGCACGCGCATGGAAGAAATCAACGCGACCCTGTTCAAAGATGATGTAACCCTGGCCAAGGCCAATGCATTTATTGGTGAGCGACTGGACGATGCCGCCAACTGCCTGGCGGACCTGGAACGCGTCTGCCAGCACGGCCACTTTGCCCTGGAAGGACACCTGGACGTGGTCAGCGAAATGCTCGCCAGCCTGGGTGAAGCCCACAGCGCCTGGAATACCGTGCAGCTGCTGAAGCAGGAAGGGATCAACGCCCGTTTCATCGACCTGACCGGTTGGCGCGACGGCGAACACATGACCCTGGACGAGCGCATCGACCGCGCCTTTGCCGATGTCGACTTCGACAAAGAGCTGCCGATTGCCACCGGTTACGCGCACACCGCCGATGGTCTGATGAAGACCTTCGCCCGCGGTTACAGCGAAATGACCTTCAGCCGCATTGCGGTGAAAACCGGTGCCAAGGAAGCGATCATCCACAAGGAATACCACCTGAGCAGTGCCGACCCGCGTCTCGTAGGCGAGGAACAGGCCGTGCCCATCGGTCGTACCAACTACGACGTGGCAGATCAGCTGGCCAACCTGGGTATGGAAGCCATCCACCCACGCGCTGCCAAGGGTCTGCGTCAGCAGGAGATTCCGCTGCGGGTGATGAACACCTTTGAGCCCGAGCACCGCGGTACTCTGGTCACAGGTGATTATGTAAGTGACACACCGCGTGTGGAAATCATCGCGGGGCGTAAAAGCATCTATGCTGTTGAATGTTTTGATCAGGACATGATGGGCAGCATGACCAGTTACGACCGGGCGATTAACGAGATCATCGCGCGCTTCAAGGGCAGCGTGGTGACCAAGGATATCAACGCCAACACCATTACCAATTACCTGGGTAACAACCTGAAAACCGTCAAGCGGATCAAGAAAGCCATTGGCGAGTTGTTCCCCGATTGTGATATCCAGGTGCGTAAGGTGGCGGTGGTTTCCGCTATTGGTAGTGACATGAAAACCTCGGGCATGCTGTCTCGTGCGGTCAGTGCGCTGGCCAATTCCGCCATCAGCATCCTCGCGGTACACCAGTCCATGCGTCAGGTAGACATGCAGTTTGTGATCGACGAGAGCGATTACGAGAAGTCGGTCAAAAGCCTGCACGCCGCACTGGTCGAAGTTCACGAGCACGGCGACGCGATATGCGCAGCCTGA
- a CDS encoding tetratricopeptide repeat protein: MRSLIAALTSRLPSALLAAVFVVACVFSTVVAPLHAQDAEAPPVPEVTAEEKAANQKKLEELDRVSEAANDLDKPLYSPFIERYVLDELKQLRVDMAAQKVSLTENIVDRQLSAADKAITYATDTITYFFYLIAGFSSLLVIMGWTSIRDVKEKVHTLANQEISSLVEQYEERLRSIEEQLSEKTQHIEHNRDEIELTQEVHSLWLRAGREQTPTGKIAVYDQILNLRKDDGEALTYKADAVLELDEPQWAINLCLQALQIDGENGNAYYQLACAYAYLEQWEESISYLQKALDISPAYRDEAMEDSAFNGLYDSEEFATLMGIQQDHSSGSTTKGSDGAN, from the coding sequence ATGCGCAGCCTGATCGCGGCTCTGACTTCCCGACTGCCGTCAGCTTTGCTGGCGGCAGTGTTCGTTGTGGCCTGTGTATTTTCAACGGTCGTCGCACCGCTGCATGCGCAGGATGCAGAGGCGCCGCCGGTACCCGAGGTAACCGCTGAAGAAAAGGCGGCCAACCAGAAAAAGCTCGAGGAACTGGACCGGGTTTCCGAAGCCGCGAACGACCTCGACAAGCCCCTCTACTCTCCGTTTATCGAGCGCTATGTGCTGGATGAACTGAAGCAGTTGCGGGTGGATATGGCGGCGCAGAAGGTCTCCCTGACCGAGAACATTGTCGATCGCCAGTTGAGTGCTGCCGACAAGGCCATCACCTACGCCACGGATACCATCACCTACTTCTTCTACCTGATAGCCGGTTTCAGTTCCCTGTTGGTGATTATGGGCTGGACTTCCATTCGCGATGTGAAGGAAAAGGTCCACACCCTCGCCAACCAGGAGATTTCCAGCCTGGTGGAGCAGTACGAAGAGCGCCTGCGCAGTATCGAGGAGCAGCTGTCGGAGAAAACCCAGCATATCGAGCACAACCGCGATGAGATCGAGCTGACCCAAGAGGTTCACTCCCTGTGGTTGCGCGCCGGCCGCGAGCAAACCCCCACCGGTAAGATCGCGGTATACGACCAGATCCTGAATCTGCGCAAGGACGACGGCGAAGCGCTCACCTACAAGGCGGACGCGGTACTGGAGCTGGATGAGCCGCAGTGGGCCATCAACCTGTGCCTGCAGGCGCTGCAGATCGATGGCGAAAACGGCAATGCCTACTACCAGCTCGCCTGCGCTTATGCGTATCTGGAGCAGTGGGAAGAGTCCATCAGCTACCTGCAGAAAGCGCTGGATATTTCGCCCGCGTATCGCGACGAGGCGATGGAAGACTCGGCATTCAACGGACTTTATGATTCCGAAGAGTTCGCAACGCTGATGGGTATCCAGCAGGACCACAGTAGCGGCAGTACAACGAAAGGCTCGGATGGGGCGAACTGA
- a CDS encoding sodium/proline symporter, with amino-acid sequence MLISFLFFLALFAAVGISSYRKSRGTKKDYYLASQDVSPMLVGLSAVATNNSGYMFIGVIGYTYATGLASIWLMLGWILGDFLGSLWMHKNLREAAKRSGESSYAGVLACWQGTRFGAWQKLAGILSLLFLLAYASAQLVAGSKALFVVLDMPIWSGAVIGGVIVAAYCLAGGIRASIWTDAAQSLVMVFAMGLLLYVATQSVGGLGAAWQEMGKVEGFLNWYPQDLLLPGVAGGVLFALSWLFAGISVVGQPHVMVRFMALDDAGRMVQARCWYYLWFTIFYFMATGVGMLSRILLSDPGTFDAELALPMMAMELLSPVFVGLILAGIFAATMSTADSLVLSCSAALTHDILPQRTENTRLLKVATLGITAAAVAWALLNKQSVFSLVVMSWSALASAFAPLLMVLAAGARPSQKLAVVMSVLGLATALIWRWLGWHAHIYEGMPGILMGLVVFVIGRFLVKEPVARPVSA; translated from the coding sequence GTGCTGATCAGTTTCTTGTTTTTTCTTGCATTGTTCGCCGCGGTGGGAATCAGTTCCTACCGCAAGAGTCGCGGTACCAAAAAGGATTACTACCTCGCGAGCCAGGATGTCTCGCCGATGCTGGTCGGTCTCTCCGCGGTGGCGACCAATAACAGCGGCTATATGTTTATCGGTGTCATCGGCTACACCTATGCCACGGGTCTCGCTTCAATCTGGTTGATGCTGGGCTGGATTCTCGGCGACTTTCTCGGCTCCCTGTGGATGCACAAAAACCTGCGCGAAGCGGCAAAGCGCAGTGGTGAATCCAGCTATGCCGGGGTGCTTGCCTGCTGGCAGGGCACCCGCTTCGGCGCCTGGCAGAAGCTTGCCGGTATCCTCTCTCTCCTGTTCCTCCTCGCCTATGCCAGTGCACAGCTGGTGGCCGGCAGTAAGGCGCTGTTTGTGGTACTGGATATGCCAATCTGGAGCGGCGCGGTTATCGGCGGTGTGATCGTTGCCGCCTACTGCCTGGCGGGCGGTATCCGCGCGTCCATCTGGACCGATGCAGCGCAGTCTCTGGTGATGGTATTCGCCATGGGGCTGTTGCTGTATGTGGCAACGCAATCCGTTGGCGGTCTCGGTGCAGCCTGGCAGGAAATGGGCAAGGTAGAGGGCTTCCTCAACTGGTATCCGCAAGACCTGCTGCTGCCGGGTGTGGCCGGTGGTGTGCTGTTTGCACTGAGCTGGCTGTTTGCGGGTATTTCCGTGGTGGGCCAGCCCCATGTAATGGTGCGCTTTATGGCACTGGACGATGCGGGACGCATGGTGCAGGCGCGCTGCTGGTATTACCTGTGGTTTACGATTTTCTACTTTATGGCCACCGGTGTGGGTATGCTGTCGCGGATTCTGCTGAGCGACCCGGGTACGTTTGATGCGGAACTGGCGCTGCCGATGATGGCGATGGAGTTACTGTCACCGGTGTTTGTTGGGCTGATCCTTGCGGGCATCTTCGCCGCGACCATGTCTACTGCGGATTCTCTGGTACTGAGCTGCTCTGCTGCGCTGACCCACGACATCCTGCCGCAGCGCACGGAAAATACCCGTCTGTTGAAGGTGGCTACCCTGGGGATTACTGCGGCGGCAGTTGCCTGGGCGCTGTTGAATAAACAGAGTGTTTTCAGCCTTGTGGTAATGAGCTGGTCGGCCCTGGCTTCTGCCTTTGCACCGCTGTTGATGGTGCTGGCGGCTGGTGCGCGTCCTTCGCAGAAACTGGCGGTGGTGATGAGTGTACTCGGCCTGGCGACGGCGCTGATCTGGCGCTGGCTGGGTTGGCATGCGCATATTTATGAAGGTATGCCGGGGATTCTGATGGGGCTTGTGGTGTTTGTTATCGGACGTTTTTTGGTAAAGGAGCCTGTGGCTAGGCCTGTCAGTGCCTGA
- a CDS encoding YceI family protein, giving the protein MKKLAVLLFATLIGASAQAAEYKFDTKGAHAFVQFRIKHLGYSWLYGRFDKFDGNFVYDEAKPEASSVEVTVDTTSLNSNHAERDKHLRGEDFLNVAKYPTATFKSTAFEPKGDGKAVLKGDLTLHGVTKPITIDVEEIGGGKDPWGGYRQGFTGTTEFKLKDFGIDYDLGPASQTVEMILDVEGIRQ; this is encoded by the coding sequence ATGAAGAAACTTGCAGTTCTGCTGTTTGCTACCCTCATCGGCGCCTCTGCCCAGGCGGCCGAATACAAGTTCGACACCAAGGGCGCGCACGCGTTTGTCCAGTTCCGCATCAAGCACCTGGGCTACAGCTGGCTGTACGGCCGCTTCGACAAGTTCGACGGTAACTTTGTTTACGATGAAGCCAAGCCTGAAGCGTCTTCCGTGGAAGTCACCGTGGACACTACCAGCCTGAACAGCAACCACGCGGAGCGCGACAAGCACCTGCGCGGCGAAGACTTCCTGAATGTGGCCAAGTACCCCACCGCCACCTTCAAGAGCACCGCATTTGAACCGAAGGGCGACGGCAAAGCTGTCCTGAAGGGCGACCTTACCCTGCACGGTGTCACCAAGCCGATCACTATCGACGTTGAAGAGATCGGTGGCGGTAAGGATCCCTGGGGCGGCTACCGTCAGGGCTTCACCGGCACTACTGAGTTCAAGCTGAAGGACTTCGGCATCGACTACGACCTGGGCCCTGCGTCCCAGACCGTTGAAATGATTCTGGACGTGGAAGGTATCCGCCAGTAA
- a CDS encoding cytochrome b: MQTRNSTTHYGWVAVLFHWLMAPAIIGMFALGWWMVDLSYYDPWYRQGPDIHKSVGILLLILLVARLAWRWANETPSPEPAPRWQQFAAGAAHWLIYGLLLAIFVSGYLISTADGRAIEVFNWFSVPATLQGLENQEDIAGVIHEWLAWGLMGLVLLHGLAAFKHHFVNKDGTLKKMLGVAPRR, from the coding sequence GTGCAGACCCGCAACAGCACAACCCACTACGGCTGGGTAGCCGTACTATTCCACTGGCTGATGGCACCGGCCATCATCGGCATGTTCGCCCTCGGCTGGTGGATGGTGGATCTGTCCTATTACGACCCCTGGTACCGCCAGGGGCCGGATATCCACAAGTCGGTGGGCATACTGCTGTTGATTCTGCTGGTTGCACGACTGGCGTGGCGCTGGGCCAATGAAACCCCAAGCCCGGAGCCCGCCCCCCGCTGGCAACAGTTTGCCGCTGGTGCCGCGCACTGGCTGATTTATGGGCTGCTGCTGGCCATTTTCGTTTCCGGCTACCTGATCAGTACTGCGGACGGCCGCGCCATCGAGGTATTCAACTGGTTCAGCGTACCGGCGACCCTGCAGGGGCTGGAGAACCAGGAGGATATCGCGGGGGTTATCCACGAGTGGCTGGCCTGGGGACTGATGGGGTTGGTGCTGTTACATGGCCTTGCGGCATTCAAGCATCACTTCGTCAATAAAGATGGCACCCTGAAGAAAATGCTGGGCGTAGCGCCGCGCAGATAA
- the corA gene encoding magnesium/cobalt transporter CorA gives MLRLFQIQRGKIKETYAGSDYHSQPLSDAAWIDLQDPEENERDLLEQLLRTELPESEDVEEIESSARYFVDSAGIHVHSLYLTQSEGRHETATAAFILQPQRLITVRDTELADFRLLRMRARRNQVEAHNAQELLIQLFDQKVENLADALEDNYLKLGEVSHLVLEDEDADLEEAIDHLAKLEDSNGKIRLCLMDTQRSIAFLQRHLKDDPELRESCWAILRDIDTLMSHTTFLFEKINFLMDSTQGFISIEQNKIIKIFSIAAVVFLPPTMVASIYGMNFEHMPELEWLLGYPWALLLMLLAGMAPYLYFKKKGWL, from the coding sequence ATGCTGAGACTGTTTCAAATCCAGCGCGGCAAGATCAAAGAAACCTATGCGGGCAGCGACTACCACAGTCAGCCCCTGTCTGACGCGGCCTGGATCGACCTGCAGGACCCGGAGGAAAACGAGCGGGACCTGCTCGAGCAGCTGCTGCGCACCGAGCTTCCGGAATCCGAAGACGTAGAGGAGATCGAATCCTCCGCGCGCTACTTCGTCGATTCCGCTGGCATTCACGTCCACTCCCTGTACCTAACCCAGAGCGAAGGGCGCCACGAAACTGCCACCGCGGCCTTCATCCTGCAGCCCCAGCGCCTGATTACCGTGCGCGATACCGAGCTGGCTGACTTTCGCCTGCTGCGCATGCGCGCGCGCCGCAACCAGGTGGAAGCCCACAATGCCCAGGAGCTGCTGATCCAGCTGTTCGACCAGAAAGTGGAAAACCTCGCCGATGCCCTGGAGGACAACTACCTGAAGCTCGGCGAAGTCAGCCACCTGGTGCTGGAGGACGAAGATGCCGATCTGGAAGAAGCCATTGATCACCTGGCCAAGCTGGAAGACTCCAACGGCAAGATCCGTCTGTGCCTGATGGATACCCAGCGCTCCATCGCCTTCCTGCAGCGTCACCTGAAGGACGACCCGGAACTGCGCGAGAGCTGCTGGGCGATTCTGCGCGACATCGATACCCTGATGTCACACACCACCTTCCTGTTCGAAAAGATCAACTTCCTGATGGATTCCACCCAGGGATTTATCAGCATCGAACAGAACAAGATCATCAAGATCTTCTCCATTGCTGCGGTGGTTTTCCTGCCCCCCACCATGGTCGCCAGTATCTACGGCATGAACTTTGAGCACATGCCGGAGCTGGAGTGGCTGTTGGGGTATCCTTGGGCGTTGCTGTTGATGCTGCTGGCGGGCATGGCGCCTTATCTGTACTTCAAGAAGAAGGGGTGGTTGTAG
- a CDS encoding host attachment protein yields the protein MSKAWVLVANHTHARVFEAEKRAGKLNEIESLVYPEGRMKGQELLADAPGRSFDSYGQGRHAMAEPTSLRKQGAQKFARDIAHTLEKGRQEGRFDRLYIVAEPSMAGSLRMSMSSPCLATIAGESRKNLTTCDSEQIRAQLPMWL from the coding sequence ATGTCTAAAGCCTGGGTTCTGGTAGCCAACCATACTCACGCTCGCGTGTTTGAGGCGGAAAAACGTGCGGGCAAGCTCAACGAAATAGAATCTCTGGTTTACCCGGAGGGGCGGATGAAAGGACAGGAACTGCTCGCCGATGCCCCCGGGCGCTCGTTTGACAGCTACGGTCAGGGCCGCCACGCGATGGCGGAACCCACCAGCCTGCGCAAGCAGGGCGCGCAGAAGTTCGCCCGCGATATCGCCCACACCCTGGAAAAGGGGCGCCAGGAAGGCCGCTTCGACCGCCTTTATATTGTTGCCGAGCCATCCATGGCGGGCAGCCTGCGGATGTCGATGAGTTCCCCCTGCCTCGCCACCATCGCCGGCGAATCCCGTAAAAACCTCACCACCTGCGACAGCGAGCAGATCCGCGCACAGCTGCCCATGTGGCTCTAG